gcgtcacacgaccaatctcctttctcaacttttcgactcttttgttgagtcgaaacacccagaacggtaaagtccctctgcgcatacctctgttattcgctctaagatgttgattatggagacgaaagaATGCAAAAGAACCCCTTCCTACATCACACTTCTCCTCAGGAGATAGAGGCTAAATCTAATTCAAAGAAGTATTTAGCCATTACTAGTTTCCATCGACCGGTCTTAACACAGAACATCTCTGGAGCACTAAATGATGGTATAAAGTTGCTAAATTCTGATTATTTGTAAACAGCGCTACTACTAAGTTATCATTTATTAATCAAAACGCCCAATAGGAAGTAGTTTTCATTTACCAACATTAGTAATAGTCATTAAATTCCTcatcaatttatttaatttgtcaAATATCTCCGACAGCAATGAAATTTACATAGCACCGTCCGGAGTCCAAAAGGAGCGTATTCAACCAGAGGACTTGTTCGTCCAGAATATCGAAGGCGATGACCTTCAATTCCCTCCAGAGTATAAAAAGTACTATTCTGCTCAACTAAACCATGTATATAAAACTAAACTGAATTATTTTGCGCTAGGCTAACTAAAAGTCAATGCACACCCTTGTTTTTACTGGCATATCGTCACCGAGGCGCTGGCGCTGTGATCCATACTCATTCCCAACATGCTGTGATGGCCACTTTATTATGGTCAGGGGATGAGTTTCGCTGCACACATTTAGAGATGATTAAGGTATTTTGTATGAAGTCGATTGATTACTAGAAAGTGCCGCGATTCGTCAACAGTGTATCATTGCCATTGATGTTGAGGATAAGCTCTAATAGCGATTGCTTCTCCGCAGGGTATTTTTGATCAAGAACGAAACGCATATCTTCGCTACGACGAGGAACTGGTTGTGCCCATAATCGAGAACACTCCTTTTGAAAAAGACTTGACAGAGGACATGTATAGCACAATGATGAAATATCCAGGAACTAGTGCAATTCTAGTTCGTCGTCATGGTCTCTACGTTTGGGGAAGCACTTGgcaaaaagcaaaaacaatGTGAGTGACAATTTCGGTATCAAATATTTAACCAATCTATAATCTTTTGTTTCGCAGGGCCGAATGTTACGATTACTTGTTTTCGGTAGCGGTGGAAATGAAAAAGTGTGGACTGGACCCAACAGCTAAACCCGTTTAGAAAGTCACTGCTTTGGCTGACTCCTGTCCAAGCGAACTTACCTAAGAGTGATTAACCGAAACAGTTCCGGCGTATTGTATCCAAATAATAAACTCGTGTGTTATTGAATAAACTCATTTAATCTCttttatcaaatattttttattcccTCAATAGAGATTGCTTTGCACAAAAATTAAACAATTCCTTGTTGACTTTCTGCAGCTCGTTGATTTGGGCCCTGAGTTTCTCGATTTCATTCGAACTGTCGGTTGTGGCCGTACCGGTAGACGTAACAACTGCTGGTCGTTTTGGTCTTGCTGAGGTTACTTCTATTGCTTCGTTAACGATGGTCTCAACAACATAGTTGTCGTCTTCAACATCCACCATTCGCTTCAGGTTGCCAGTCACCACAAAGCTAGGTTTGTGCTTTGCTTCCAGAGGTTCCTTGAGTCTGCGAGTGACACATGTGAAAGCTACATTGCTGATCTTGCCTTTATGAGGCAAGGTCCGAATCAGTTGCCGACTAGGTGTATGCCAAATGTTGACATTCTCATCTACTCCACCCGATATCAAGAGTTCGCCGTCCACAGAAAGCGCTAGGCAAGTCACGCTGCCGTTATGACCAGTGAACGAATTTTTCGACTCTTCTATTCCTATATGATATTCCCTGCTCCTCGGTGGTGAACAAAGGTTGACTTCGTAAATGCGTCCTGACACTGATCCCAAGTAAGCAACTGTTTCCGATTTATTTACCACAATACGTTGCATCGCCTCAGGGAACACTATATCCAAGAGTAGATTTCCAGTCGAGAGATCATACACTCTGCAGGTCCTGTCCAGTGAAACCGTATATAAAAGAGCTCGTACACCTCCAGCCCCGACGTGGAAGTCGGTCACACTCAGTCCATGGCCGCTGAGCGTGTACAAGGGTTGTGCTTCCTTCTGATTTGTGCTTATCGCTTTGGTTAGATTCCACACTACGATGTTTCCGTCTTGTCCTGCAGAGAGGAAGTGAGATCCGTCGTCTGTGAACTTAATCTTCGTCACAGCTTGATAATGTTTTGATAGAGCTGTTATCATTTTTCCTGAGCACAAATGCCAGATGTGGACGACTTCCTGAATGCCTGCAACTAAATAGTTCCCATCAGGCGAAACATCCAAACTTAACACTTTCCCAGGTGTAATGAAACGGGTTCCGGACACTTGATCTTGGCTATTCAAAGGCCAAATGTGTAGCATTGGTTTAGTGTTGTTTGCTGTGATTAAATATTCGTGGCGTACGAGAACTAGAGAATTCTCTGCGGCAGCACCTCCACCTTTGTACATCATGACATTGGTGCCGGTTCGTGGATCCCAGGCACAGCATGTCCACTGACTACCATTCGCATCACTCGTGAAAACAGCCTCGATTAAGTCACTCATTTCCGCACAATATACATTTATACAGTCTCAAATTTGTTAGTAGCAAACGCACGTGGATCCGCGATGGACACTCATTTGTTGACACGAACAGCGTTTCCAGATCTGCCTGACAAAAGGGCGGAATATGAGGAATTTGACAAGCGCTGCATTCAGCGAGTGCAACAATCAGAATCAGCTGAttattttgatgttttcgtGTTGTGGCTAGTTGATGTCGGCTTGAATTTATTTCGTATTTACTATCAACTATTGGTCGCTGACAACTGGAAAAATCATCCGAATTATTTTGGTTGTGATAATTACTTTCAGTGCGAGAAACATATCCGATTTTCCTCTGTAAGTAATACTGACAACAATCAGTGACGAAATTTGTCGGATGCATAAGAAGCACATTATATACATAATCCCATTTAAAAACTGTTGGGATATTAGGGAAGGAACTATGGTCCTGTCAGGCAACAGAAGAGGGTGCTCTTGAAAGTAGAGGAACATTCTGAGGGCAAAATATTCGAAAGAACACAAGGcgtggtatggctcatagatttcgtcgttatgtaggctacggaatcgtccatcctcatgaggggggccaaaaattcttcgaaggattcttctctcgaacgcggccaagagctcgcaatttttcttattaagaACCCAACTTCCTGAGGAATGTATGAGGACtggccaagatcattgtcttgtacagtaagagctttgaatctatggtgagacgtttcgagcggaacagtttttgtaaactgttggctgccagcaaccgtgtggatttcaccgtcatagctgttatcggttgtgattttcgaccctagataagagaaattatcaacggtctcaaagttgtagtctcctgtctttattcttcccgtttgacccggGCGGGTTGATGTTTTTGGCATTTTG
The DNA window shown above is from Hermetia illucens chromosome 5, iHerIll2.2.curated.20191125, whole genome shotgun sequence and carries:
- the LOC119656659 gene encoding WD repeat-containing protein 18, giving the protein MSDLIEAVFTSDANGSQWTCCAWDPRTGTNVMMYKGGGAAAENSLVLVRHEYLITANNTKPMLHIWPLNSQDQVSGTRFITPGKVLSLDVSPDGNYLVAGIQEVVHIWHLCSGKMITALSKHYQAVTKIKFTDDGSHFLSAGQDGNIVVWNLTKAISTNQKEAQPLYTLSGHGLSVTDFHVGAGGVRALLYTVSLDRTCRVYDLSTGNLLLDIVFPEAMQRIVVNKSETVAYLGSVSGRIYEVNLCSPPRSREYHIGIEESKNSFTGHNGSVTCLALSVDGELLISGGVDENVNIWHTPSRQLIRTLPHKGKISNVAFTCVTRRLKEPLEAKHKPSFVVTGNLKRMVDVEDDNYVVETIVNEAIEVTSARPKRPAVVTSTGTATTDSSNEIEKLRAQINELQKVNKELFNFCAKQSLLRE
- the LOC119656662 gene encoding probable methylthioribulose-1-phosphate dehydratase; translation: MSIYKDLPEEHPRKLIPELCRQFYHLGWVTGTGGGISIKLDNEIYIAPSGVQKERIQPEDLFVQNIEGDDLQFPPEYKKLTKSQCTPLFLLAYRHRGAGAVIHTHSQHAVMATLLWSGDEFRCTHLEMIKGIFDQERNAYLRYDEELVVPIIENTPFEKDLTEDMYSTMMKYPGTSAILVRRHGLYVWGSTWQKAKTMAECYDYLFSVAVEMKKCGLDPTAKPV